In a single window of the Caulobacter soli genome:
- a CDS encoding TIGR00730 family Rossman fold protein has protein sequence MTDNRQADASSAAQLASPSYRLAALDQDFLLGESMRGVRFLLEFAKADEALRAWGVRSTIVVFGSARVREDGPGRQPHWYAEARRFGRLASERGGAIHATDGVRDNVIATGGGPGVMEAANRGAWDAGAPSVGFNITLPHEQRPNPYATPDLSFRFHYFAMRKMHLAMRANALVVFPGGFGTFDELFEILTLRQTDKAPRIPIVLFDEAYWRSVVNFDSLVEHGMINAADLELFRFAESAETVWSSLLACGLKPGESIELEPEQAPPAEPASA, from the coding sequence GTGACCGACAACCGCCAGGCCGATGCGAGCAGCGCGGCCCAACTCGCCTCGCCCTCCTATCGCCTGGCGGCGCTCGACCAGGACTTCCTGCTGGGCGAATCCATGCGCGGCGTGCGGTTCCTGCTGGAGTTCGCCAAGGCCGACGAGGCCTTGCGGGCCTGGGGCGTGCGCTCGACGATCGTGGTGTTCGGCAGCGCCCGGGTCCGCGAGGATGGTCCCGGACGCCAGCCGCACTGGTACGCCGAGGCCCGGCGGTTCGGCCGCCTCGCCTCCGAGCGCGGCGGGGCGATCCACGCCACCGACGGGGTGCGTGACAACGTCATCGCCACCGGCGGCGGGCCGGGCGTGATGGAGGCGGCCAATCGCGGGGCCTGGGACGCCGGGGCCCCGTCGGTGGGCTTCAACATCACCCTGCCGCACGAGCAGCGGCCCAACCCCTACGCCACGCCGGACCTGTCGTTCCGCTTCCACTACTTCGCCATGCGCAAGATGCACCTGGCGATGCGGGCCAACGCCCTGGTGGTGTTCCCCGGCGGCTTCGGCACCTTCGACGAGCTGTTCGAGATCCTGACCCTGCGCCAGACCGACAAGGCGCCGCGCATTCCCATCGTGCTGTTCGACGAGGCCTATTGGCGCTCGGTGGTCAATTTCGACAGCCTGGTCGAGCACGGTATGATCAACGCCGCCGACCTGGAGCTCTTCCGCTTCGCCGAGAGCGCCGAGACGGTGTGGTCCAGCCTGCTGGCCTGCGGCCTCAAGCCGGGAGAGTCGATCGAGCTGGAGCCCGAGCAGGCGCCGCCCGCGGAGCCCGCCAGCGCATGA
- a CDS encoding M16 family metallopeptidase, whose protein sequence is MIRPAAKAALVALALSTTALSPLAQAQTKPAPVAAGVTVPPIVYKERTLPNGLKVYTSRDATTPNVTVQVWYGVGSKDDPEGRSGFAHLFEHLMFKSTRNMPNEFFDRLTEDVGGFNNASTYDDFTNYYEVVPANHLQRLLWAESERLGSLVIDDAVFKSERDVVKEELRQRVLANPYGRFFALNITKASFADHPYKRPGIGSIEELDAATVDDVRAFHQEYYRPDNAALIVVGNFDEAQLNAWIDQYFAPLKAPAAPIKQVTVVEPARTGAKVVTTYGPNVPLPAVAMTWLAPAAADPDVPALAVLDAILSAGKSSRLYDSLVYDQKIAQSIFSSAPNNAQPGLFYVGAIMAGGKTVEQGEASLSAQVAKLRATPPTAAELAEAKAGLLADAVRGRETIDGRAFAIGYALRTEGDAERANTDLAALQAVTAADVQRVAAKYLGDDRKVTVRYLPESAKPAGAKDPFEGPKTVPSVSYSGPVTSLAPEAERVAPPAPSAPVSPVLPSPVEKTLANGLRVIVAKSSDLPLITADLTVKGGSGADPAGLAGVSSLTAELLTEGTKTRTATQVAAATEALGANLEAGSGWEASSLTLSVIADKAPQGLAIMADVAQNPTFKADELERVKAETLDGLSVSFQRPGAVAGFVVPTVIYAGSGYGHVADGTPGSLPKIQRDALVKTHAANWRPDNAILVLTGDLTPEQGFALAEKAFGGWAKPAGPPPAPVKGPSGYAAKSIIVDLPGTGQAAVVVTKPAILRADPRYYAGLVANGVLGGGYSSRLNQEIRIKRGLSYGAGSSLSPRAAIGGFSATVQTKNESAAQVVGLIKDELTRLAAEPTSTAELAARKSVLVGDFGRDLGTSGGLADILGNLAVYGIPLNEIQAYTGKVEAVSPADVQAFSKAVLDPAQTSVIVVGDAKTMGETVKTALPGAVQIPIDQLDLDSQTLKKAK, encoded by the coding sequence ATGATCCGTCCCGCCGCCAAGGCCGCCCTCGTCGCGCTGGCCCTTTCGACCACCGCCCTCTCGCCCTTGGCCCAGGCCCAGACCAAGCCGGCCCCCGTGGCGGCGGGCGTGACGGTGCCGCCGATCGTCTACAAGGAACGAACCCTCCCCAACGGCCTGAAGGTCTACACCTCGCGCGACGCGACCACGCCCAACGTGACGGTGCAGGTCTGGTACGGCGTCGGCAGCAAGGACGACCCCGAGGGTCGCTCCGGGTTCGCGCACCTGTTCGAACACCTGATGTTCAAGTCGACGCGCAACATGCCCAACGAGTTCTTCGACCGGCTGACCGAGGACGTCGGCGGCTTCAACAACGCCTCCACCTACGACGACTTCACCAACTATTACGAGGTGGTGCCGGCCAACCACCTGCAGCGCCTGCTGTGGGCCGAGAGCGAGCGGCTGGGCTCGCTGGTCATCGACGACGCGGTGTTCAAGTCCGAGCGCGACGTGGTCAAGGAAGAGCTGCGCCAGCGGGTGCTGGCCAATCCCTACGGCCGGTTCTTCGCCCTGAACATCACCAAGGCCTCGTTCGCCGACCACCCCTACAAGCGCCCGGGCATCGGCTCGATCGAGGAGCTGGACGCCGCCACGGTCGACGACGTGCGGGCCTTCCACCAGGAATACTACCGCCCCGACAACGCCGCCCTGATCGTGGTCGGCAATTTCGACGAGGCCCAGCTCAACGCCTGGATCGACCAGTATTTCGCCCCGCTGAAGGCCCCCGCCGCGCCGATCAAGCAGGTGACCGTGGTCGAACCGGCCCGCACCGGCGCCAAGGTCGTCACCACCTATGGTCCCAACGTGCCGCTGCCGGCCGTGGCCATGACCTGGCTGGCTCCGGCCGCCGCCGATCCGGACGTTCCGGCCCTGGCGGTGCTGGACGCCATCCTGTCGGCCGGCAAGTCGTCGCGCCTCTATGACAGCCTGGTCTATGACCAGAAGATCGCCCAATCGATCTTCTCCTCGGCGCCGAACAACGCCCAGCCGGGCCTGTTCTACGTCGGGGCCATCATGGCCGGCGGCAAGACGGTCGAGCAGGGCGAAGCGTCGCTCTCGGCTCAGGTCGCCAAGCTGCGCGCGACCCCACCGACCGCCGCCGAACTGGCCGAGGCCAAGGCCGGCCTGCTGGCTGACGCCGTACGCGGCCGCGAAACCATCGACGGCCGCGCCTTCGCGATCGGCTACGCCCTGCGCACCGAGGGCGACGCCGAGCGCGCCAACACCGACCTGGCCGCCCTGCAGGCGGTGACCGCCGCCGACGTCCAGCGGGTGGCCGCCAAGTACCTGGGCGACGACCGCAAGGTCACCGTCCGCTACCTGCCGGAATCCGCCAAGCCGGCCGGCGCCAAGGACCCGTTCGAGGGGCCCAAGACGGTCCCGTCGGTCAGCTATAGCGGCCCGGTCACCAGCCTGGCCCCGGAGGCCGAGCGCGTCGCCCCGCCCGCCCCGAGCGCGCCGGTGTCGCCCGTCCTGCCCTCGCCGGTCGAGAAGACCCTGGCCAACGGCCTGCGGGTGATCGTCGCCAAGTCCAGCGACCTGCCGCTGATCACCGCCGACCTGACCGTCAAGGGCGGCTCGGGCGCCGATCCGGCCGGCCTGGCCGGCGTCTCCAGCTTGACCGCCGAACTGCTGACCGAGGGCACCAAGACCCGCACCGCCACCCAGGTCGCCGCCGCCACCGAGGCCCTGGGCGCCAATCTGGAGGCCGGCTCGGGCTGGGAAGCCTCGTCCCTGACCCTCAGCGTCATCGCCGACAAGGCCCCGCAAGGCCTGGCGATCATGGCCGACGTCGCCCAGAACCCGACCTTCAAGGCCGACGAGCTGGAGCGGGTGAAGGCCGAGACCCTGGACGGCCTGTCGGTCAGCTTTCAGCGCCCCGGCGCGGTGGCGGGCTTCGTCGTGCCGACCGTGATCTACGCCGGCTCGGGCTACGGCCACGTGGCCGACGGCACCCCGGGCTCGCTGCCGAAGATCCAGCGCGACGCCCTGGTCAAGACCCACGCCGCCAACTGGCGTCCCGACAACGCCATCCTGGTGCTGACCGGCGACCTGACCCCCGAGCAGGGCTTCGCCCTCGCGGAAAAGGCGTTCGGCGGCTGGGCCAAGCCGGCCGGCCCGCCGCCGGCCCCGGTCAAGGGTCCGAGCGGCTACGCGGCCAAGAGCATCATCGTCGACCTGCCGGGCACCGGCCAGGCGGCCGTGGTGGTGACCAAGCCGGCGATCCTGCGGGCCGACCCGCGCTACTATGCCGGCCTGGTGGCCAACGGCGTGCTGGGTGGCGGCTATTCCTCGCGCCTGAACCAGGAGATCCGCATCAAGCGCGGCCTGTCGTACGGGGCCGGCTCCAGCCTGTCGCCCCGCGCGGCGATCGGCGGCTTCTCGGCTACCGTCCAGACCAAGAACGAGTCCGCCGCCCAGGTGGTGGGCCTGATCAAGGACGAACTGACCCGCCTGGCCGCCGAGCCGACCTCGACCGCCGAGCTGGCGGCGCGCAAGTCGGTGCTGGTCGGCGACTTCGGCCGCGACCTGGGCACCTCGGGCGGCCTGGCCGACATCCTGGGCAACCTGGCGGTCTACGGGATCCCGCTGAACGAGATCCAGGCCTATACCGGCAAGGTCGAGGCGGTCAGCCCCGCCGACGTCCAGGCCTTCTCCAAGGCCGTGCTCGACCCCGCCCAGACCAGCGTCATCGTGGTCGGCGACGCCAAGACCATGGGCGAAACCGTCAAGACGGCCCTGCCCGGCGCGGTGCAGATTCCGATCGACCAGCTGGATCTCGACAGCCAGACCCTCAAGAAGGCCAAGTAA
- a CDS encoding DUF4166 domain-containing protein, which produces MNDGRKRIVLVGASGVFGRRLAAMIARWPDVVLVLAARDLAKLEALAADLAKTRPAAGIEVARLDRLDPKGLAALGAWAVVDAAGPFQGQDHAFPRAVLAVRAHYLDLADARDFVAGFETALDAEARAAKRWAITGASSTPALSHAALDAMTAGWTRIDRIEAAISPGARAPRGLSVIRAILAWAGAPLRVFAQGRWTTRAGWSDPRLTAFPGLGCRWTSLAETPDLDLLPARFHVRRDAIFRAGLELPILHLGLWALSLLRRARLISSLEPLAVLLGEAAGWVAGLGSDRGGMVVNAEGLDADGARRLARWGLWAEAGSGPHTPAAPAAATLRALLDGGLDGEPRATPCVGLVDLDAMLHELRDLPIRTRLESQRPDTPGLFPRLLGEAWTAQPEVVRHAHAGLAPFTLTGQARGRGAPGLPALVRRLQGLPPAGRHVTTVTITPMANGERWVRRFGERTFASTIAPARDDPWTFEETAAGAVTFRFGVAPYPGGFSWTFEGWRLGPIPLPRAWAPRIRARTFSPSGKHGDGAYRFRVLVAHPWLGLIFGYAGRLS; this is translated from the coding sequence ATGAACGACGGCCGCAAACGCATCGTCCTGGTCGGAGCCAGCGGCGTCTTCGGCCGGAGGCTGGCGGCGATGATCGCCCGCTGGCCCGATGTCGTGCTGGTGCTGGCCGCCCGCGACCTCGCCAAGTTGGAAGCCCTGGCCGCCGACCTGGCCAAGACCAGGCCCGCCGCCGGGATCGAGGTCGCGCGCCTGGATCGCCTGGACCCCAAGGGTCTGGCCGCCCTGGGCGCCTGGGCGGTGGTCGACGCTGCCGGACCGTTCCAGGGGCAGGACCACGCCTTCCCCCGCGCCGTGCTGGCGGTCCGCGCCCACTATCTGGACCTGGCCGACGCCCGCGACTTCGTGGCCGGCTTCGAGACAGCCCTCGACGCCGAGGCGCGCGCGGCCAAACGCTGGGCGATCACCGGCGCCAGCTCGACCCCGGCCCTCAGCCACGCCGCCCTCGATGCGATGACGGCCGGCTGGACCCGGATCGACCGTATCGAGGCGGCGATCTCGCCCGGCGCCCGCGCGCCACGCGGCCTGTCGGTGATCCGCGCCATCCTGGCCTGGGCCGGCGCGCCGCTCCGGGTGTTCGCCCAGGGCCGTTGGACGACCCGCGCCGGTTGGAGCGATCCCCGCCTTACGGCCTTTCCGGGCCTCGGCTGTCGCTGGACCAGCCTGGCCGAGACGCCGGACCTGGACCTGCTGCCCGCCCGTTTCCACGTTCGCCGCGACGCGATCTTCCGAGCCGGACTGGAGCTGCCGATCCTGCACCTGGGCCTGTGGGCGCTGAGCCTGCTGCGGCGCGCACGACTGATCTCCAGCCTGGAGCCCCTGGCCGTGCTGCTGGGCGAGGCGGCGGGTTGGGTCGCGGGCCTGGGCTCGGATCGCGGCGGCATGGTGGTCAACGCCGAAGGGCTGGACGCCGACGGCGCGCGACGCCTGGCCCGCTGGGGCCTGTGGGCCGAGGCGGGATCGGGTCCCCACACCCCGGCCGCCCCGGCGGCTGCCACGCTGCGCGCCCTGCTCGACGGCGGGCTGGACGGCGAACCGCGCGCCACGCCCTGTGTCGGCCTGGTCGATCTGGACGCCATGCTGCACGAACTGCGCGACCTGCCAATCCGCACCCGACTGGAAAGCCAGCGACCCGACACGCCCGGCCTGTTCCCGCGCCTGCTGGGCGAGGCCTGGACCGCTCAGCCCGAGGTGGTCCGCCACGCCCATGCCGGCCTCGCCCCCTTCACCCTGACCGGACAGGCCCGAGGTCGCGGCGCGCCCGGCCTGCCCGCCCTGGTCCGCCGCCTGCAGGGCCTGCCGCCCGCCGGCCGCCACGTCACCACGGTGACCATCACGCCGATGGCGAACGGCGAGCGCTGGGTCCGCCGGTTCGGCGAGCGCACCTTCGCCTCGACGATCGCTCCGGCCCGCGACGATCCCTGGACCTTCGAGGAAACCGCCGCCGGCGCCGTGACCTTCCGCTTCGGCGTCGCGCCCTATCCCGGCGGCTTCTCTTGGACCTTCGAAGGCTGGCGGCTGGGTCCGATCCCCCTGCCCCGCGCCTGGGCGCCACGCATCCGCGCCCGCACCTTCAGCCCATCAGGCAAGCATGGCGACGGCGCCTACCGTTTCCGCGTCCTGGTCGCTCATCCCTGGCTGGGCCTGATCTTCGGTTATGCCGGCCGGCTTTCATGA
- a CDS encoding thiol-disulfide oxidoreductase DCC family protein → MLFDGVCNLCSGSVRTVLALDRKGLIRFTPIQSAYGRQLALAHGIDPDQPTSFLFLDGGRALEKSAAILALLRRLGAPWSLLAVIGVLPRSWLDGGYDWLAANRYRLMGKRSTCMLPTPEQRARFILEPPAA, encoded by the coding sequence ATGCTGTTCGACGGCGTCTGCAACCTGTGTTCGGGCTCGGTCCGGACGGTGCTGGCCCTCGACCGCAAGGGCCTGATCCGTTTCACCCCGATCCAGTCGGCCTACGGGCGCCAACTGGCCCTGGCGCACGGGATCGATCCGGACCAGCCGACCAGCTTCCTGTTCCTCGACGGCGGCCGGGCCCTGGAGAAGAGCGCGGCGATCCTGGCCCTGCTGCGGCGGCTGGGCGCGCCATGGTCGTTGCTGGCGGTAATCGGCGTCCTGCCGCGATCCTGGCTGGATGGCGGCTATGACTGGCTGGCCGCCAACCGCTACCGGCTGATGGGCAAGCGCTCGACCTGCATGCTGCCCACGCCCGAGCAGCGCGCCCGCTTCATCCTGGAACCACCGGCGGCATGA
- a CDS encoding SRPBCC family protein produces MLIGPASAWGQAVNPDWLRKIESGDIALEAHADPSGRGGAVRAMIDIAAPPQAVWATILDCERAARMTPSVKRCTVLSRDASGRGEVREHVVKWSFLLPALHSTSRLTLEPYRRIAFRCEGGDIKDCEGQWLLEPIDGGRTTRVTYENRASAPFGMPSGLAALAMRRDVPAALRALRRESVAAAR; encoded by the coding sequence ATGCTGATCGGCCCCGCCTCCGCTTGGGGCCAGGCGGTCAATCCCGACTGGCTGCGCAAGATCGAGAGCGGCGACATCGCCCTGGAAGCCCATGCCGACCCCAGCGGTCGCGGCGGCGCGGTGCGGGCGATGATCGACATCGCCGCCCCGCCCCAGGCGGTGTGGGCCACCATCCTCGACTGCGAGCGGGCCGCGCGCATGACCCCCAGCGTCAAGCGCTGCACCGTGCTGTCGCGCGACGCCTCCGGCCGCGGTGAAGTGCGCGAGCATGTGGTCAAGTGGAGCTTCCTGCTGCCGGCGCTGCACTCGACCTCGCGCCTGACGCTCGAGCCCTATCGCCGCATCGCCTTCCGCTGCGAGGGCGGCGACATCAAGGACTGCGAGGGCCAGTGGCTGCTCGAACCGATCGACGGCGGCAGGACCACGCGGGTCACCTACGAGAATCGGGCGAGCGCGCCGTTCGGCATGCCCAGCGGCCTGGCGGCTCTGGCCATGCGCCGCGACGTGCCGGCCGCCCTGCGGGCCCTGCGCCGCGAAAGCGTGGCGGCGGCGCGATGA
- the acs gene encoding acetate--CoA ligase, with protein sequence MGVEALSDGQVFPVPDDWAGKAHIDAAGYEAAWTRVESDPEGYWRDLAGRLDWIHAPTKIKDVSFAKDDFHIHWYADGVLNASANCLDRHLPHRKDDVALVFEGDEPDTSFKVTYGELHAQVCQMANVLKDLGAKKGDRITIYLPMIPLAAVAMLACARIGAIHSVVFGGFSPDSIAGRIQDCESRLVITADQGRRGGKRVPLKANVDKALEQCPDVDKVLLIRWTGAEVPIVEGRDVVWDDVQPAASTDCAPEPMNAEDPLFILYTSGSTGKPKGVMHTTGGYLTWASWTHEVVFDYRPGEVFWCTADVGWVTGHSYVVYGPLANGGTSLIFEGVPNYPTPARFWEVVDKHQVEIFYTAPTALRALMREGDEHVTKNDLSSLRLLGSVGEPINPEAWLWYHRVVGKDRLPIVDTWWQTETGGILVSPLPGATALKPGSATKPLPGVKLQLVDAEGKVLEGATEGNLVITDSWPGQMRGVYGDHDRFFATYFSAYPGKYFTGDGCKRDEDGYYWITGRVDDVINVSGHRLGTAEIESALVAHEAVAEAAVVGYPHDIKGQGVYAYVTLKSGIEATEDLRKQLILWVRQEIGPFAAPDVLQWAPGLPKTRSGKIMRRILRKIAENELGSLGDTSTLADPSVVDDLVKNRAHA encoded by the coding sequence ATGGGAGTAGAGGCGTTGAGCGACGGACAGGTTTTTCCGGTTCCCGACGACTGGGCGGGCAAGGCCCATATCGACGCCGCCGGCTATGAGGCCGCGTGGACGCGGGTCGAGTCCGACCCCGAGGGCTATTGGCGCGACCTGGCCGGCCGGCTGGACTGGATCCACGCCCCGACCAAGATCAAGGACGTCTCGTTCGCCAAGGACGACTTCCACATCCACTGGTACGCCGACGGGGTGCTGAACGCCTCGGCCAACTGCCTGGACCGCCACCTGCCGCACCGCAAGGACGACGTGGCCCTGGTGTTCGAAGGCGACGAGCCGGACACGTCGTTCAAGGTCACCTATGGCGAGCTGCACGCGCAGGTCTGCCAGATGGCCAATGTGCTCAAGGACCTGGGCGCCAAGAAGGGCGACCGGATCACCATCTACCTGCCGATGATCCCGCTGGCGGCCGTGGCCATGCTGGCCTGCGCGCGGATCGGGGCGATCCACTCGGTGGTGTTCGGCGGCTTCTCGCCGGACTCGATCGCCGGCCGCATCCAGGACTGCGAAAGCCGCCTGGTGATCACCGCCGACCAGGGCCGTCGCGGCGGCAAGCGCGTGCCGCTGAAGGCCAATGTCGACAAGGCGCTGGAGCAGTGTCCCGACGTCGACAAGGTGCTGCTGATCCGCTGGACCGGCGCCGAGGTTCCCATCGTCGAGGGCCGCGACGTGGTCTGGGACGACGTCCAGCCCGCCGCCTCGACCGATTGCGCGCCCGAGCCGATGAACGCCGAGGATCCGCTGTTTATCCTCTACACCTCCGGCTCGACGGGTAAGCCCAAGGGGGTGATGCACACCACCGGCGGCTATTTGACCTGGGCCAGCTGGACCCACGAGGTGGTCTTCGACTACCGGCCCGGCGAGGTCTTCTGGTGCACGGCCGACGTCGGCTGGGTGACCGGCCACAGCTATGTGGTCTACGGCCCGCTGGCCAATGGCGGGACCAGCCTGATCTTCGAGGGCGTGCCCAACTATCCGACCCCGGCCCGGTTCTGGGAGGTGGTCGACAAGCACCAGGTCGAGATCTTCTACACCGCCCCCACCGCCCTGCGCGCCCTGATGCGCGAGGGCGACGAGCACGTGACCAAGAACGACCTGTCGTCCCTGCGCCTGCTGGGCAGCGTCGGCGAGCCGATCAATCCGGAAGCCTGGCTCTGGTACCATCGCGTGGTCGGCAAGGACCGCCTGCCGATCGTCGACACCTGGTGGCAGACCGAGACCGGCGGGATCCTGGTCTCGCCCCTGCCCGGCGCCACGGCCCTGAAGCCCGGCTCGGCCACCAAACCCCTGCCGGGCGTGAAGCTCCAGCTGGTCGACGCCGAGGGCAAGGTCCTGGAGGGGGCGACCGAGGGCAACCTCGTCATCACCGACAGCTGGCCTGGCCAGATGCGCGGCGTCTACGGCGACCACGACCGGTTCTTCGCCACCTATTTCTCGGCCTATCCGGGCAAGTACTTCACCGGCGACGGCTGCAAGCGCGACGAGGACGGCTATTACTGGATCACCGGCCGGGTCGACGACGTGATCAACGTCTCGGGCCACCGCCTGGGCACCGCCGAGATCGAAAGCGCCCTGGTCGCCCACGAGGCCGTCGCCGAGGCCGCCGTGGTCGGCTACCCGCACGACATCAAGGGCCAGGGCGTCTACGCCTATGTGACGCTGAAGTCGGGGATCGAGGCCACCGAGGACCTGCGCAAGCAACTGATCCTCTGGGTGCGCCAGGAGATCGGCCCGTTCGCCGCGCCGGACGTCCTGCAATGGGCCCCGGGCCTGCCCAAGACCCGCTCGGGCAAGATCATGCGCCGCATCTTGCGCAAGATCGCCGAGAACGAACTGGGCAGCCTGGGCGACACCTCGACCCTGGCCGATCCGTCGGTGGTCGACGACCTGGTGAAGAACCGGGCGCACGCCTAG
- a CDS encoding peroxiredoxin, producing MTLQLGDIVPDFTQASTEGPIHFHDWSQGSWVVLFSHPKDFTPVCTTELGAVARLKPEFDKRNVKVIGLSVDGLENHGGWAADIEETQGQKLNFPLIADTDRSVSDLYGMIHPNASDTLTVRSVFIIDPNKKLRLTLTYPASTGRNFDEILRVIDSLQLTDGHKVATPANWTQGGDVIIVPSVTNEAAKALFPNGWDEQKPYLRVVKQPA from the coding sequence ATGACCCTGCAGCTCGGCGACATCGTTCCGGACTTCACCCAGGCCTCGACCGAAGGTCCGATCCACTTCCACGACTGGTCACAGGGTTCGTGGGTGGTGCTGTTCTCGCACCCCAAGGACTTCACCCCGGTCTGCACCACCGAGCTGGGCGCGGTGGCCCGGCTGAAGCCGGAATTCGACAAGCGGAACGTCAAGGTGATCGGCCTGTCGGTGGACGGCCTGGAGAACCACGGCGGCTGGGCGGCCGACATCGAGGAGACCCAGGGGCAGAAGCTCAATTTCCCCCTGATCGCCGACACCGACCGCTCGGTGTCCGACCTCTACGGCATGATCCATCCCAACGCCTCGGACACCCTGACCGTGCGCTCGGTGTTCATCATCGACCCGAACAAGAAGCTGCGGCTGACCCTGACCTATCCGGCCTCGACCGGACGGAACTTCGACGAGATCCTGCGGGTGATCGACAGCCTGCAGCTGACCGACGGCCACAAGGTGGCCACCCCCGCCAACTGGACCCAGGGCGGCGACGTGATCATCGTGCCGTCGGTGACCAACGAGGCGGCCAAGGCACTCTTCCCGAACGGCTGGGACGAGCAGAAGCCCTATCTGCGGGTGGTCAAGCAGCCCGCCTGA
- a CDS encoding creatininase family protein, with protein MLLALSTWPEIEAYLATSKTVVVPIGSNEQHGPTGLLGTDWLCPEIISHEASKLSETVLVAPTFNVGMAQHHLAFPGTIFLRPSTFIAAIGDWVRSLGAHGFEKIYFLNGHGGNVASIEAAFSEIYAEYSFRKERAPFALKLKNWWDLKGVLSLANQQFPTGHGSHATPSEIAVTQWGYPDTIKDVPYSPKIAPTGPIREALDFRARYADGRMGSDPAQATPEKGGALVAQAARSLIEDLADFSAEKRI; from the coding sequence ATGCTGCTCGCCCTTTCGACCTGGCCCGAGATCGAGGCCTATCTGGCGACGTCGAAGACGGTGGTGGTGCCGATCGGCTCCAACGAGCAGCACGGACCCACGGGCCTGCTGGGCACCGACTGGCTATGCCCGGAGATCATTTCGCACGAGGCGTCCAAGCTGTCGGAAACCGTGCTGGTGGCCCCGACTTTCAATGTCGGCATGGCCCAGCACCACCTGGCCTTTCCGGGCACCATCTTCCTGCGGCCTTCGACCTTCATCGCCGCGATCGGCGACTGGGTGCGTTCGCTGGGCGCCCACGGCTTCGAGAAGATCTATTTCCTCAACGGCCACGGCGGCAACGTCGCCTCGATCGAGGCGGCCTTCTCGGAGATCTACGCCGAGTACAGCTTCCGCAAGGAGCGCGCGCCGTTCGCCCTGAAGCTGAAGAACTGGTGGGACCTGAAGGGCGTGCTGAGTCTCGCCAACCAGCAGTTCCCGACCGGCCACGGCAGCCACGCCACCCCGTCCGAGATCGCGGTGACCCAGTGGGGCTATCCGGACACCATCAAGGATGTCCCGTATTCGCCGAAGATCGCGCCCACTGGCCCGATCCGCGAGGCCCTGGACTTCCGCGCCCGCTACGCCGATGGCCGCATGGGCTCGGACCCGGCCCAGGCCACGCCCGAAAAGGGCGGCGCGCTGGTGGCCCAGGCGGCCAGGTCGCTGATCGAGGATCTGGCCGACTTCTCGGCCGAGAAGCGGATCTAG
- a CDS encoding class I SAM-dependent methyltransferase produces MADGSTTSFDAELTDAHDARGLGAKLRSFAKVNPRFAPNLARTMLAKRDPSVVDAFNAHSEKVGYEFTSGWASNNIPFVTPLLREFSAKRGELAPFRYLEIGAYEGRNLAFMDWLIPGRLDVTVIDPWFDETLNPEEKYHAVEPRFRRNMAKTGFRSMTAHKGFSTYELPKMLAAGEQFDLIYVDGSHTALAVLIDLCFCASLLSVGGMMVLDDYWHDISEIGGPGVKQAVDQFFGAFGRYFEITAVYRQVALTKIAEIPR; encoded by the coding sequence ATGGCCGACGGCTCCACGACCTCTTTCGACGCCGAACTGACCGACGCCCACGACGCGCGCGGCCTGGGCGCCAAGCTGCGCTCGTTCGCCAAGGTCAATCCGCGCTTCGCCCCAAACCTGGCCCGCACGATGCTGGCCAAGCGCGATCCTTCGGTGGTCGACGCCTTCAACGCCCACAGCGAGAAGGTCGGCTACGAGTTCACCTCGGGCTGGGCTTCGAACAACATCCCGTTCGTCACCCCGCTGCTGCGCGAGTTCTCGGCCAAGCGCGGCGAGCTGGCGCCGTTCCGCTACTTGGAGATCGGGGCCTATGAGGGCCGCAACCTGGCCTTCATGGACTGGCTGATCCCCGGGCGCCTGGACGTGACGGTGATCGATCCCTGGTTCGACGAGACCCTGAACCCGGAAGAGAAATACCACGCGGTCGAGCCGCGCTTTCGCCGCAACATGGCCAAGACCGGCTTCCGCTCGATGACGGCGCACAAGGGCTTTTCGACCTACGAGCTGCCCAAGATGCTGGCGGCGGGCGAGCAGTTCGACCTGATCTATGTCGACGGCAGCCACACGGCCCTGGCCGTGCTGATCGACCTGTGCTTCTGCGCCAGCCTGCTCAGCGTGGGCGGCATGATGGTGCTGGACGACTACTGGCACGACATCAGCGAGATCGGCGGCCCCGGCGTGAAGCAGGCTGTCGACCAGTTCTTCGGCGCCTTCGGCCGCTATTTCGAGATCACCGCGGTGTACCGCCAGGTGGCCCTGACCAAGATCGCCGAGATCCCGCGGTAA